GGTAGTTACTAATCTAAGATTCCCTTATTTTAATTTCAGGTTAAGATAATGTAGAGTTTTAAAGATGGATTATATACCAGAAAGCCCATATGAGCGTATGCGACCTTTGAGAGAGGACTTCAATTTACGACTCAATACATTTTCTAACTTTCCTCGTAACAGCCCTGTTAAACCTCTTGACCTTGTTAGGGACTATTTCTATTACATTGGAATAGAAGACAAATGTCAGTGTACACATTGTGGAGGTGTACTTGGTGGATGGATGCCTGGTGATGACGTTCATAGGGAACACAGAAAACATTTTCCTGACTGTCCTTATATGCAACAGTGCTTACAAACTCCGCATCCAATAATTTCTTTACAACCGTTAAATCAAAGTGATGTTTCACAGGAATATAATTCTGGACAAAGTCATGGACATAATTTTGGACATCAGCATCAGTCAAGTTCTGGTGCTCCAGTTGCAATGGAAACCACAGTTTCACAAGAAACCCCTGCTGATAAGCCAGGTGTTACAAGACCTAAGTATAGAGAATATTCATTAGAGCAGACAAGATTATCTTCATATACTGGCTGGCCATCACAAATGAAGCAAAAACCAGAAAATCTTTCCAAAGCTGGATTCTTTTATTTGGGTAATTACATATAGATGGACATGCTTTTACTTGCACAAGAAGGGTTGGCAAAAACTAGGTATTTTAAGTGTTACCCAGCTCAGTGTGAAATACTGGGGACACCTGGGTTTTATGTGTTATACTGAGCAATATTAGATATACATGTTTATGAAATGCTAGTTTGATTCTTCAAGTTCAGTTATTaacaaatgtaatatatatacaaacaagataaaattatttaaacatttagTTATTGGTTgatttatttcaataattttgagATAATAGGCCCTAGGTTGGTGACAAATACTATTACATAACCTTGTACATATAGTAAAATCAATCATATAAACCAAATAATAACTGTAAagtttttttccttttcataggcaaagacaataaaattaaaaaatatcttttgcaACTACATTACtaatgattatttattttacattatatttgCTACTATAGGCCAAGGAGATAAggtgaaatgttttttttgtggAGGTATATTATGGGACTGGGATCCTACCGATGAACCGTACACAGAACACGCCAAGTGGTTCCCCAAGTGTCCATGGCTGTCACTCAGTAAAGGTGATGCTTTTGTAGACAGAGTTCAAAAGGTCAGTTAATAACATAAACATATGCCAAGTGGTTCCCTAAGTGTCCATGGCTTTCAATCAGTAAAGGGGATGCTTTTGTAGACAGAGTTCAAAAGGTCATTTATAGTAATAAAataagtaatttaaaaaatatgcacATTTGTTTACAGTCAGCAATAAAATTACTCCAGCTAGCTACATTTACTAGTTCGGAGATTGATATCCCGAATTTTTCTCATAATTGGTAGTACAAATGATATTTaactagtctggggcatcagaCTAATGGCTAATAGAACAGACTTggtgttttttttagataaagattGCATGAAttgcaatcaaaaccttatgggactgacttgatatccaaatcttccaaggcttatcactaccttttcgatacacaaaatatagtgcattgattaTAATATTCGATACATCCTATTCataaacatttccagaaatttatagTGTAATATATTCAAAGCACAAAATGATGTTACAATGGTCAAGCAAATTaaataacttttgcaaggtgcggGAATCTGAttatatctgttctaaaaatataaattatgtcattgttaaattaatctttaaaaattGAAGTTATCTTCCTTTGGCCTAAGAATTGCTGTCAAATCAACTACAACATTGTACTTCCCACTGttaaattgaagcaatctttactctcagtgcttacaagcactttgat
The window above is part of the Mytilus galloprovincialis chromosome 4, xbMytGall1.hap1.1, whole genome shotgun sequence genome. Proteins encoded here:
- the LOC143073588 gene encoding baculoviral IAP repeat-containing protein 7-B-like produces the protein MDYIPESPYERMRPLREDFNLRLNTFSNFPRNSPVKPLDLVRDYFYYIGIEDKCQCTHCGGVLGGWMPGDDVHREHRKHFPDCPYMQQCLQTPHPIISLQPLNQSDVSQEYNSGQSHGHNFGHQHQSSSGAPVAMETTVSQETPADKPGVTRPKYREYSLEQTRLSSYTGWPSQMKQKPENLSKAGFFYLGQGDKVKCFFCGGILWDWDPTDEPYTEHAKWFPKCPWLSLSKGDAFVDRVQKDLMTMNIAESTEQTAAKTVEETQPKEIPEDSQPSTSAQAAVNPDKKFTPQQHLNEKEQLNVTDIIAENRRIKEEKQCKICMDEDVSVVFFPCGHLSCCPKCAVALDKCPICRKDIEKQVKIYW